A genomic window from Emys orbicularis isolate rEmyOrb1 chromosome 8, rEmyOrb1.hap1, whole genome shotgun sequence includes:
- the LOC135883062 gene encoding zinc-binding protein A33-like encodes MCGQSTVWKECQMTRVCGWGRRGAGCLFHSDPYVRSRRLLCVCIGMAGRSEEQSLKEELTCAICYELFSDPVMLECMHHFCRACIQGYWARCPRVASCPQCRREFSSRTFRPHYLVSGVVEKVRKCSSEDHKRKMQKHLENALRAHQSEMENFVRMKHTAEEDICSLTKASGELNSKIRAEFERLHQILEEKERVVLMELAKEEEQLLLRLRGDIMQLEEGISELGKNIEHIQEILNKTGDSLLLEVESVAIRPPVHVEAQPSLDIERHRDRYSGPLQYIFWRQMLQSIHPAPAPLTFDPESAHPNLILSKDLTAVTESNRRQPVCSSPKRFQQCVNVLGSETLDSGSHYWEVWVGSKTKWDLGVAAESVDRAAKVKLCPENGYWALRLRNGTEYWATATPWVRLAPRSCLRKVGVLLDCKEGKVAFYNAEDMTHLFTFHQAAVRRFCPFFSTCFSEGKLNVEPMRICHLTL; translated from the exons ATGTGTGGCCAAAGTACTGTGTGGAAAGAGTGTCAGATGACCAGAGtatgtgggtgggggagaaggggggctggaTGTTTATTTCACTCTGACCCCTATGTGAGATCCAGGCgcttgctgtgtgtgtgcatagGAATGGCTGGCCGGAGTGAGGAGCAGAGTCTGAAGGAAGAGCTGACCTGTGCCATCTGCTATGAGCTTTTCAGTGACCCTGTCATGCTGGAATGCATGCACCATTTCTGCAGGGCATGCATCCAGGGCTACTGGGCCAGGTGCCCCCGTGTGGCTTCCTGCCCCCAGTGCCGAAGGGAGTTCTCCAGCCGCACCTTTCGCCCCCACTATCTGGTGTCCGGGGTGGTGGAGAAGGTGCGGAAGTGCAGCTCAGAGGACCACAAGAGAAAAATGCAG aAACATCTTGAAAATGCGCTGCGAGCTCACCAGAGCGAGATGGAGAACTTTGTGCGAATGAAGCACACAGCAGAGGAGGATATTTGCAGTCTGACG AAAGCCTCCGGGGAGCTGAACTCTAAGATTCGGGCAGAATTTGAGCGACTTCATCAAATCctggaggaaaaggagagagttGTGTTGATGGAGCTGGCCAAAGAGGAGGAGCAGTTATTGTTGAGGCTGCGTGGGGACATCATGCAGCTGGAGGAGGGGATCTCAGAGCTGGGAAAGAACATTGAGCACATACAGGAAATCCTGAACAAGACGGGAGACTCATTACTGCTGGAG GTGGAGAGCGTGGCTATCAG GCCCCCAGTGCATGTGGAGGCACAGCCCTCCCTGGACATAGAGCGCCACAGAGACCGGTACAGCGGCCCCCTGCAATACATCTTCTGGAGACAAATGCTACAGTCAATCCACCCTG CTCCCGCCCCGCTGACATTTGACCCCGAATCAGCCCACCCTAACCTCATCCTCTCCAAAGACCTGACGGCAGTGACGGAGAGCAACAGGCGCCAACCTGTCTGCAGCAGCCCCAAGCGTTTCCAGCAGTGTGTGAATGTGCTGGGCTCCGAGACCTTGGACAGCGGGAGCCACTACTGGGAGGTCTGGGTGGGCAGCAAGACCAAGTGGGACCTGGGGGTGGCAGCGGAGTCCGTGGACCGGGCAGCCAAGGTCAAGCTGTGCCCTGAGAATGGTTACTGGGCACTTCGTCTGAGGAACGGGACGGAGTATTGGGCCACTGCCACCCCGTGGGTGCGccttgccccaaggagctgtCTCCGGAAGGTGGGGGTCCTTCTGGACTGCAAAGAGGGGAAGGTGGCGTTCTACAATGCTGAAGACATGACCCACCTCTTCACCTTCCACCAGGCTGCCGTGCGCAGGTTCTGCCCCTTCTTCAGCACTTGCTTCAGCGAGGGCAAGCTGAACGTGGAGCCCATGAGAATCTGCCACCTGACTCTGTAA